ACATCGTCGGCAGACCGTTGGCCCTGGAGCTGCTCCTGGCCGGCGCGACCACCAGTGTCGCGCACCGGTTCACGAACGACCTGGAGGGGCTGGTCAGGCAGGCGGACTACCTCTTCGTCGCGGTCGGCAAGCCCGGCATCGTCGACGCGGACTGGATTCGCGAAGGTGCCGTCGTGATCGATATCGGAATCCATCGGGGCGACGACGGCAGACTGCGCGGCGATCTCGATTTCGAGCGAGCCGCGCAGCGAGCCAGCTGGATCACGCCCGTGCCCGGCGGGGTCGGTCCGATGACCGTGGCGACGCTGATGCAGAACACCGCCGAGGCCGCCGGCCTGGTGGTCCGCGCGCCATGACGACCTCGTGAACACGCCATGATTCGGTCGACTCCACGGACCGCGCCGGCGCGTGCTCCCGCGCTTCTCGCGCTGGCCCTGCTGCTGCCCGGTTGCGGCGCGTTGATCGACCGGGCCACCGACAGCTTCACCGCGGACCTCGAACGCGCAGTGGTCAACTACGACGAGCCCTCGGTCGTCGAGCGGGGCCTGCCGACGTTCCTGCTGATCCTCGAGGCGCGGGTGGAAGCCGATCCGCGGAATGCCGCGACCCGGTTGAGCGTGGCCGAACTGACCAGCACCTACGCCGGCCTGTTCGTCGAGGAGCCCGATCGACGGCGGCGGTTGACGGAGCGAGCCCTGCGGCACGCGCGCGCCGGGGCCTGCGAAGCGGTCCCCGGGCTGTGCGGCATCGACGACGGCGACTTCGAGGACTTCGAGCGCCGACTGGGGGAACTCTCGGACAAGGCCGTGGACGAAGCCTACGTGCTCGGCACGGTCTGGGCGTCGTGGATTGCGGCCTCGAGCGACGATTTCCGGGCGCTGGCCGACCTGCCGCGCGTCGAGGCGCTTCTGAGTTGGGTCGCCGAGCGGGACCCGGTGCACGACGACGGGGCGGTCTGGTTGTATCTGGCGGTGCTGAATTCGCAGCGCCCTCCGGCGGCCGGCGGCCGGCCGGACCTGGCGCGCGAGCAGTTCGAGCGAGCGCGGCAGGTCTCCGAGGGCCGAAATCTCCTGATCCCGGTGCTGATGGCCGACGAGTACGCGCGCCTGGTGTTCGATCGGGACCTGTTCGTCGAGCTGCTGGAAGGGGTGCGCGCCGCGGACCCGGATCGAGAGGGCTATGTACTCGCCAATCGCATTGCCCTCGAACGCGCCGAACGGCTACTTGAACAAACGTCGAGAATTTTCGATTAAGACCATGATTCGTTTTGCTATTTCAGCGGCTGCAGTCGCGTTTTTCTCGCTCCTGACCGGGCCGGCCTGGGCACAGCAGATCAAGATCGCCGCGCTGGCCCCCGCCGGCTCGAGCTGGATGGAGTCGCTGAAGGCCGCCGGCGACCGGATCGAGGAGGGCAGCGACGGGGCCGTCCGCATCCGCTTCTATCCCGGCGGCGTGATGGGGGATGCCGATACGGTGCTCCGCCGGATCCGGCTCGGTCAGCTGCACGGTGGGGTGTTCACGGTCGGCGAGCTGGCCGGCGTGGCGCCGGAATCGAACCTCTATTCGCTGCCGTTCCAGTTCCGCAACGCCGAGGAGCTGGCTGCATTGCGTGACGAGTTCGACCCGATCATCCTGGAGGCGCTCCACGAGGCCGGGATGATGGCGCCTGCAATCACCAACGGCGGCTTCGCCTACCTGTTCTCGCGTGAACCGATCCGGGCGCCGGAGGACGTGTCGACGGACCTGCGCGTCTGGATTCCGGAAGGCGATGCGCTGTCCCGGCGGACCCTGGCGAAGATCGGAGCCAGCGCGGTGCCGATGAGCATGGCCGAGGTCTACACCGGGTTGCAGACCGGAGCGCTCAACACCTTTGCCAGCACCGTGTCCGGCGCGATCATCCTGCAATGGCACACGAGGGCCGACTACATGCTCGACCTGCCGGTGCTGATGACCGCCGGAACGCTCGCCATCGACCGGCGCATGTTCGATCGGCTCGAGGCGGATCACCAGGCCCTGGTCCGGTCGGAATTCGCGGCGGCGCTGAGGAGCCAGCAAGCGGCCGTCGACGACGAGAACGCCAACGCACGGCAAGCGCTGATCGAGGAAGGCATCGAGATCGTCCAGCCCGACCCGGCTGCGGTCGCCGAATGGGCCCGACTGTCCAACGAAGTGCTCAACGAGATGCTGGAATCGGGCGAGTACGACGTGCCGGGCATCCGGCGCCTGCGCGAGCGCCTGGCGGAGCTCCGCGCCGACGACGCGCGATGAACGATCGCGAGCCGGGCCGGGCGCCGGCTTCCGATCCCGCCGCGGCGCTGGGCCGCTGGCTCCGAGCGCTGGAACTGGGCGTGCTCTCGACCCTGTTCCTGGCGCTCATCCTCCTTGGCCTGACCCAGATCGCCCTTCGCAACCTGGCCGACAGCGCGCTGCCCTGGGCCGACCCGGCCATGCGTGCCGGCGTGCTGTGGCTGGCCATGCTGTCGGCGGCGCTGGCGGCCGGCGAGTCGCGTCATATCCGGATCGACGTGTTCAGCCGGTTCCTGCCCGAGGGCCTCCGCGACGGCGTCCAGCGCGCCCTGTTCCTGGCCACGGGCCTGCTGTGCGCCGGGATGACCTACCTGTCCCTCGAGACCGTCGCGCTGGAACGCGAGTTCGGCGACCTGGCCTTCCTCGGCGTGCCCAGGTGGGTCGTGCTCGCGATCATTCCGGTCGGGTTCACGCTGATGGCGTGGCGGTTCATCCGGGTCGCGGTGCTCGGTGGCACCGAGCCGCGGCTCGAGGCCCTCGCTGCGGACGGCGGGGCAGTGGACGGAATCGCTGGAGATCGAAGTCGGGAATCGCGTGACGGCGAAAGCGAGGTTGATCGATGATGATGGTCGTGCTGCTGGTCCTCGCCCTGTTCGGGCTGCCGCTGTTCGCGGTGATCG
Above is a genomic segment from Halomonas denitrificans containing:
- a CDS encoding TRAP transporter TatT component family protein, with product MIRSTPRTAPARAPALLALALLLPGCGALIDRATDSFTADLERAVVNYDEPSVVERGLPTFLLILEARVEADPRNAATRLSVAELTSTYAGLFVEEPDRRRRLTERALRHARAGACEAVPGLCGIDDGDFEDFERRLGELSDKAVDEAYVLGTVWASWIAASSDDFRALADLPRVEALLSWVAERDPVHDDGAVWLYLAVLNSQRPPAAGGRPDLAREQFERARQVSEGRNLLIPVLMADEYARLVFDRDLFVELLEGVRAADPDREGYVLANRIALERAERLLEQTSRIFD
- the dctP gene encoding TRAP transporter substrate-binding protein DctP; its protein translation is MIRFAISAAAVAFFSLLTGPAWAQQIKIAALAPAGSSWMESLKAAGDRIEEGSDGAVRIRFYPGGVMGDADTVLRRIRLGQLHGGVFTVGELAGVAPESNLYSLPFQFRNAEELAALRDEFDPIILEALHEAGMMAPAITNGGFAYLFSREPIRAPEDVSTDLRVWIPEGDALSRRTLAKIGASAVPMSMAEVYTGLQTGALNTFASTVSGAIILQWHTRADYMLDLPVLMTAGTLAIDRRMFDRLEADHQALVRSEFAAALRSQQAAVDDENANARQALIEEGIEIVQPDPAAVAEWARLSNEVLNEMLESGEYDVPGIRRLRERLAELRADDAR
- a CDS encoding TRAP transporter small permease yields the protein MNDREPGRAPASDPAAALGRWLRALELGVLSTLFLALILLGLTQIALRNLADSALPWADPAMRAGVLWLAMLSAALAAGESRHIRIDVFSRFLPEGLRDGVQRALFLATGLLCAGMTYLSLETVALEREFGDLAFLGVPRWVVLAIIPVGFTLMAWRFIRVAVLGGTEPRLEALAADGGAVDGIAGDRSRESRDGESEVDR